In one window of Comamonas testosteroni DNA:
- a CDS encoding integration host factor subunit alpha — protein sequence MELAVESIDSPALTKAQLADLLFDEIGLNKREAKDMVDAFFDLISQKLVEGEDVKLSGFGNFQIRTKAPRPGRNPRTGELIPIAARRVVTFHASSKLKELIQGESSES from the coding sequence ATGGAGCTTGCCGTAGAGAGCATCGACAGCCCTGCGTTGACCAAGGCGCAGCTGGCCGATCTGCTGTTTGACGAAATCGGTCTGAACAAGCGCGAAGCCAAGGACATGGTGGATGCGTTTTTCGACCTGATCTCGCAAAAGCTGGTGGAGGGCGAAGACGTCAAGCTTTCGGGCTTTGGCAACTTCCAGATCCGCACCAAGGCGCCTCGGCCCGGTCGCAACCCGCGCACCGGCGAGCTGATTCCCATCGCTGCGCGCCGCGTGGTGACCTTTCATGCCAGCAGCAAGCTCAAGGAGCTGATCCAGGGCGAGAGTTCGGAGTCTTAA
- a CDS encoding MerR family transcriptional regulator — MASSLPAIPAKRYFTIGEVADLCDVKPHVLRYWEQEFVQLKPMKRRGNRRYYQHHEVLMVRRIRELLYEQGFTISGARNRLRELVTGHGRAVEQQPVLVHPALSPQGKELEQSPLLAAMLEQGCSEPAGAMGMEEVKEELLQIRALLSL; from the coding sequence ATGGCTTCATCTTTGCCAGCAATTCCCGCCAAGCGCTATTTCACCATCGGTGAAGTTGCGGATCTTTGCGACGTCAAGCCTCATGTGCTGCGTTACTGGGAGCAGGAGTTTGTGCAGCTCAAGCCCATGAAGCGTCGTGGCAACCGACGCTACTACCAGCATCATGAGGTGTTGATGGTGCGTCGCATTCGCGAGCTGCTCTACGAGCAGGGCTTCACCATCAGCGGTGCACGAAATCGTCTGCGTGAACTGGTGACGGGTCATGGCAGGGCAGTCGAGCAGCAGCCGGTGCTTGTGCATCCGGCCCTGTCCCCTCAGGGCAAAGAGCTGGAGCAAAGCCCTTTGCTGGCTGCAATGCTGGAGCAGGGCTGCTCGGAGCCTGCCGGTGCCATGGGCATGGAGGAGGTCAAAGAGGAGCTTTTGCAGATCAGGGCGCTGCTTTCTCTTTGA
- a CDS encoding TolC family outer membrane protein translates to MKFNQIAQVVATLGVASWAMAGMAQTTMNAQQANEQGVALQKVVEQALMTHPEVQARFQDFTSSAEGQNVARGGWRPQVTAQGWVGREWRSHIQDSPSQNWNRPGWNLQLRQLIFDGFTTSSNIRQLGFEKLAKFYDLRATTENLANDVVAAYLDVQRYREMEKLARENFGTHQVTLGQLRERQQSGVGRGVDLEQASGRLSLAQTNLMTESNNLNDVMQRYRRVVGEYPAATLDPAPEVTGKLPVSGVAKDFGDSLRASPLLLSKQALVQAAEAGQKAAKGAHMPKLELLASTGRDRDQNSPAYRDVQSSRVQLMLTYNLYRGGADEARLRQTIAQGYAAQDVRDYTCRNLQQELSITWNNMARLRQQTPFLREHVLSTAKVRVAYQQQFKIGQRSLLDLLNTENELFDAQRALVNAQYDLKKAEYQWLTLSSQILPVLGLAQPHDDSRPDEQQALTLPDDLLRSCKSSVPDTANLTPVPFSVGAEQGAPAQAPAAAPVPAAPVRQ, encoded by the coding sequence ATGAAATTCAATCAGATTGCACAAGTGGTCGCCACCCTGGGCGTGGCATCGTGGGCCATGGCCGGCATGGCTCAGACGACCATGAATGCGCAACAGGCCAACGAACAAGGCGTTGCACTGCAAAAAGTGGTGGAGCAGGCGCTGATGACCCACCCCGAAGTGCAGGCGCGCTTCCAGGATTTCACGTCGTCGGCTGAAGGTCAGAACGTAGCCCGCGGCGGCTGGCGTCCCCAGGTCACCGCCCAAGGCTGGGTTGGACGCGAGTGGCGCAGCCATATCCAGGATTCTCCATCGCAGAACTGGAACCGCCCGGGCTGGAATCTGCAGCTGCGTCAGCTGATCTTTGATGGTTTCACCACCAGCAGCAATATCCGCCAGTTGGGCTTCGAGAAGCTGGCCAAGTTCTACGATCTGCGCGCGACCACCGAAAACCTGGCCAACGATGTCGTTGCGGCCTATCTGGATGTGCAGCGTTACCGCGAAATGGAAAAGCTGGCGCGCGAAAACTTCGGCACCCACCAGGTGACGCTGGGGCAGTTGCGTGAGCGCCAGCAGTCTGGCGTGGGGCGTGGCGTGGACCTGGAGCAGGCCAGCGGTCGTCTGTCCCTGGCACAGACCAATCTGATGACCGAGAGCAACAACCTCAACGATGTGATGCAGCGCTACCGCCGCGTGGTGGGCGAGTATCCGGCGGCCACGCTGGATCCCGCGCCCGAGGTGACTGGCAAGCTGCCTGTCTCCGGGGTTGCCAAGGATTTCGGCGATTCCCTGCGCGCCAGCCCGCTGCTGTTGTCCAAGCAGGCTCTGGTGCAAGCGGCCGAGGCCGGTCAGAAGGCGGCCAAGGGCGCGCACATGCCCAAGCTCGAACTGCTCGCTTCCACCGGACGCGATCGTGACCAGAACTCACCCGCCTACAGGGATGTGCAGAGCTCGCGGGTGCAGCTGATGCTGACCTACAACCTGTATCGAGGCGGTGCCGACGAGGCACGCCTGCGCCAGACGATTGCCCAGGGTTATGCGGCGCAGGATGTGCGCGATTACACCTGCCGCAACCTCCAGCAGGAGTTGTCGATCACCTGGAACAATATGGCCCGTCTGCGTCAGCAAACGCCCTTCCTGCGTGAGCACGTGCTCTCCACTGCCAAGGTTCGCGTTGCCTACCAGCAGCAGTTCAAGATCGGTCAGCGCTCGCTGCTGGATCTGCTGAACACCGAAAACGAGCTGTTCGATGCCCAGCGTGCCTTGGTCAATGCGCAATACGATCTGAAGAAGGCCGAGTACCAGTGGCTGACGCTGTCCAGCCAGATCCTGCCGGTGCTGGGACTTGCGCAGCCGCATGACGATAGCCGCCCGGATGAGCAACAGGCACTGACCTTGCCCGATGATCTGCTGCGCAGCTGCAAATCCTCGGTGCCGGACACCGCCAATCTGACGCCGGTGCCTTTCAGCGTGGGGGCCGAACAGGGTGCTCCTGCGCAAGCCCCTGCGGCAGCGCCGGTACCTGCCGCGCCTGTGCGTCAGTGA
- a CDS encoding type I secretion system permease/ATPase, with amino-acid sequence MPAHEAHADPLLDCLVQLTHLHGKPYTAQALSNGLPLVDQRLTPSLLARAAARAQFSTRIVQRTLDDVPQGLLPAILLLHGGRACLLLRAQEGGRVLLQYPESDSPVEVELQALLQDYTGLMCFVRPQFRFEQRSVQQGMEPRSSHWFWAVILENRRLYRDALLAAVLINVFALAMPLFSMNVYDRVVPNNAVETLWVLSIGISLVLIFNFVLTTTRAYVVDAASKRVDVQLSAQIMERVLDLRMESRPASVGSFAANLRSFESVRDFIASASLTTLVDLPFVLLFLVAIAWVSPWMLIPPVVAIAAILLVSFWAQARMESLTLKTFQASSQRNALLVESLTNLEAVKTLNAQGGVQRLWESSTQYIAYMGGKIKFISSGTVNFVQTLQQLVTIAVVVIGVYQVQDSALSMGGIIAASMIAGRCLAPFGQVAGLMMQFHNARTSLNSIDNYMKMPVEHEADREFVSRPDLRGAIEFRNVSFSYPGSEQASLSGVSFSLRPGERVGIIGRIGSGKTTLEKLVLGLYQPSEGSVLIDGVDARQIDPVDLRRAIGHVPQDPMLFYGSLKHNLLVGAPFADESDMLHAARIAGVDEFVARNPKGYDMLVGERGESLSGGQRQSIAVARALINDPAILLLDEPSSNLDNQSEVQLKRRLEEAAKDKTILLVTHRTALLTLVDRLIVIDGGKIVADGAKDQVIEALKQGRIGGVGARA; translated from the coding sequence ATGCCGGCTCATGAGGCCCATGCCGATCCCTTGCTCGATTGCCTGGTGCAGCTCACCCACCTGCATGGCAAGCCCTATACGGCTCAGGCCCTGAGCAATGGCCTGCCGCTGGTGGATCAGCGCCTGACGCCTTCGCTGCTGGCCCGGGCTGCGGCTCGCGCGCAGTTCAGCACGCGGATCGTGCAGCGCACTCTGGACGATGTCCCCCAGGGCTTGCTGCCGGCGATACTGCTGCTTCACGGCGGCCGTGCCTGCCTGTTGCTCAGGGCGCAGGAGGGCGGTCGCGTCCTGCTGCAATATCCGGAGTCGGATAGTCCTGTCGAGGTGGAGTTGCAGGCCTTGCTGCAGGACTACACGGGGCTGATGTGCTTTGTACGTCCGCAGTTCCGCTTCGAGCAGCGTTCCGTGCAGCAAGGCATGGAGCCTCGCAGCAGCCACTGGTTCTGGGCCGTGATTCTGGAGAACCGGCGCCTGTACCGCGATGCCTTGCTGGCCGCCGTGCTCATCAATGTCTTTGCGTTGGCCATGCCCTTGTTCAGCATGAATGTGTACGACCGGGTCGTGCCCAACAACGCGGTGGAAACACTGTGGGTGCTGTCCATAGGCATCTCTCTGGTGCTGATCTTCAACTTCGTGCTGACGACGACGCGTGCCTATGTTGTCGATGCAGCGAGCAAGCGTGTGGACGTGCAGCTGTCCGCGCAGATCATGGAGCGGGTTCTGGACCTGCGCATGGAAAGCCGGCCTGCATCCGTGGGCTCGTTTGCGGCCAATCTGCGTTCGTTCGAGTCCGTCCGCGACTTCATTGCATCTGCCAGTCTCACGACGCTGGTGGATCTGCCCTTTGTGCTGCTGTTTCTGGTGGCGATTGCCTGGGTCTCACCCTGGATGCTGATTCCCCCCGTGGTGGCGATTGCCGCGATCTTGCTGGTTTCCTTCTGGGCCCAGGCGCGCATGGAGAGCCTGACGCTCAAGACCTTTCAGGCCTCCTCGCAGCGCAATGCGCTGCTTGTGGAGTCGCTGACCAATCTGGAGGCTGTCAAGACGCTCAATGCCCAGGGCGGAGTGCAGCGCCTGTGGGAGAGCTCCACCCAGTACATCGCCTATATGGGCGGCAAGATCAAGTTCATCTCCTCGGGTACGGTGAACTTTGTTCAGACCTTGCAGCAACTGGTCACCATAGCGGTGGTCGTCATCGGTGTGTATCAGGTGCAGGATTCGGCGCTGTCCATGGGCGGCATCATTGCCGCCTCCATGATTGCGGGACGTTGCCTGGCGCCCTTCGGTCAGGTCGCGGGGCTGATGATGCAGTTTCACAATGCACGCACCTCGCTCAATTCCATCGACAACTATATGAAGATGCCGGTGGAGCACGAAGCCGACCGTGAGTTCGTCTCGCGTCCGGATCTGCGTGGCGCCATCGAGTTTCGCAATGTCAGTTTCAGCTACCCGGGAAGCGAGCAGGCCAGTCTTTCGGGCGTGAGCTTTTCACTGCGCCCCGGTGAGCGGGTCGGTATTATCGGGCGCATAGGCTCGGGCAAGACCACGCTTGAAAAGCTGGTTCTGGGCCTGTATCAGCCCAGCGAGGGCTCGGTGCTGATCGACGGAGTGGATGCGCGACAGATAGACCCCGTGGACCTGCGCCGTGCCATCGGGCATGTGCCCCAGGATCCCATGCTCTTCTATGGTAGCTTGAAGCACAACCTGCTGGTGGGGGCTCCGTTTGCCGATGAGTCCGATATGTTGCATGCGGCACGCATTGCCGGTGTGGATGAGTTTGTGGCCCGCAATCCCAAGGGCTACGACATGCTGGTGGGCGAGCGCGGCGAGTCGCTTTCCGGCGGCCAGCGCCAATCCATTGCGGTTGCCCGTGCCCTGATCAACGATCCGGCCATCTTGCTGCTCGATGAGCCCAGCAGCAATCTGGACAATCAAAGCGAAGTACAGCTCAAGCGTCGTTTGGAAGAGGCCGCCAAGGACAAGACCATTTTGCTGGTCACGCATCGCACGGCCCTGTTGACCCTGGTCGACCGGTTGATCGTGATTGATGGCGGCAAGATTGTTGCCGATGGTGCCAAGGATCAGGTCATCGAGGCGCTGAAACAAGGGCGGATCGGTGGAGTAGGAGCGCGAGCATGA